The Candidatus Nomurabacteria bacterium genome segment TGGCATGAGCAGTCATTTCTGGGTCTTCACCCACTAAACTCACCAATAGTTCATGGGCAGCTTGTAAATTTGTTTCTGCTTCTCTGATTAGCGCTTTCAAGCGCTTTACTTGCTTCTCTGGTAAATCGGACATCGCAGCTTCTCCTTTTTCTGTTTTTCTACTAAAACACCTTTTAAAGTCCTTGTCATAACCGTAGCATATAATACGATATTACGCAATTATTATGTACCTATTCTGTGGAAAACTAACATTTTTATATATTTATATACAGCTATTAATAGCGTTGTATATAAAGTAACAAAACACTACCCCAGCAGTTGCTCTACCAATTCTTGATTTACGTTGATACCAGTTTTTAAATGAATAACAGTTTTACCATGTTGCCGCTGAGCATATTGATATGCAGCTACATCAGCGATCATGCTTGCTGGCTCTTGCAACCCAAAGAATGGGTCTACACTATGGTTGGCGTACACTTCCATTAAATTCATATAGATACTATCTAGATGTCTTTTATAGCCGTTCGCTAATTGGCTATTAGTCACTAGTACTGTATTAGAAACGTATGGTAGGGCCTGTAAGCCGTGGGCTCCTATTGTTCGCACCGCAGCCCCATCTGCGAATGCATTCACATCTCCTGCGACCGGCACTGCTTTTAGTTGATTGTGCTTTTTAAAGTATTGCCAACTTTGCACGGCACTATCAGCGCCTTCTAGCTGTGCCAATACAACTTCTGGTCTTGCGTTAGCATCTGGGTAAATTGTACGGAGTGCTTTCATAATACCTGCCAGCAAGCCACCTCCTCCAACAGGTACTACCAATATTACTTCGCTTGGGTTTATCTGCTGTTTTTGCAGCTCACGAGCGACAGCATACCCAACCATACTTTGCCCACTTACAGTTAGGTCGTTATCGTACGGATGAATAAGTGTTGCACCTTTTAAATTATCTGTACGTTGGCAAGCCGCTTCATAGGCTTCGTCGTAAGTGTTGCCATGAACGACAATACTTACATCATCACCACCAATATTTTTAATACCCTCTAATTTTACTGGTGCGACACTAGATGGAACATATATGTCAGCGTGTACACGCCGTCCATTTCTACCGCTAAAAGAATGTGCATCGAATAATTCATTCAGGCGCCGAACTCCCATTGCTACGCCCTGTGCATGGTTCCCAACGCTCGCCGTAACTACCCCATGCTCAAGGAGCTGATGATAATCTACCGATGCAATAGCATTCCATGCGCCACGAAATTTAAATGAACCTATGGGTGAATATGTAGCTAAGTCTAGTTGCATAAGCCGGTTGTTGCCAACATACTCTTGGCGATCTGTGAGTGGTGTAAGATTACCCATATGATCTTCAGGCAACAATAAGTCCATCCGAGCAGTCAGTGGTAACCTATCATACACTGGAGTCACATAAGGTACATATTCTGCGCTTACATCATTCATAGTATGTTTAACAGACGTGAGGTCTAAGACCCCACTTCTAAATAAGCTGTGGTCATATTCTTTGGTTGCTGTTCTCATAGTTACTCCTTATATAAAAAATCCGCTCGGTAGTTGCCGAGCGGATGTCTTTTTATTGTTGCACTATTATTGCATCATTAAACAGACCGCTCGGTGCGGCATAATAATGATGGCAATAATTGCGCGTATAGCTTGCATATACTTACGGTTATACGCCTTATAGCAGCATGTTGTCAACTAAAAAACGCTCCGTACGTAACGGAGCGCTTAGTACACCGTAAGGTGCTTAGGTAGCTACTTATGCTAATTCGACAGTTCCGCCAGCTTCTTCTAGAGCTTTTTTAGCGGCTTCTGCATCTTCTTTGTTAGCTTTTTCTAGCACTGGTTTTGGTGCACCATCTACAATAGCTTTTGATTCACCAAGGCCAAGCC includes the following:
- a CDS encoding pyridoxal-phosphate dependent enzyme, which translates into the protein MRTATKEYDHSLFRSGVLDLTSVKHTMNDVSAEYVPYVTPVYDRLPLTARMDLLLPEDHMGNLTPLTDRQEYVGNNRLMQLDLATYSPIGSFKFRGAWNAIASVDYHQLLEHGVVTASVGNHAQGVAMGVRRLNELFDAHSFSGRNGRRVHADIYVPSSVAPVKLEGIKNIGGDDVSIVVHGNTYDEAYEAACQRTDNLKGATLIHPYDNDLTVSGQSMVGYAVARELQKQQINPSEVILVVPVGGGGLLAGIMKALRTIYPDANARPEVVLAQLEGADSAVQSWQYFKKHNQLKAVPVAGDVNAFADGAAVRTIGAHGLQALPYVSNTVLVTNSQLANGYKRHLDSIYMNLMEVYANHSVDPFFGLQEPASMIADVAAYQYAQRQHGKTVIHLKTGINVNQELVEQLLG